The proteins below come from a single Natrinema sp. SYSU A 869 genomic window:
- a CDS encoding TRIC cation channel family protein, translating to MNAIGLVAFALVGATKAIREEFDLFGVTVVGLVTAFAGGATRDILVNRVPLALQSPIEIGLGLFGVALAIGVSVALESADDHPITLLFDAVGLAAFTTAGAIVATDVGVSGFGVVTIATINAVGGGAFADILLDRSPFILLEDFYASCTVLGGGTYWAVVLLGGSGSVAAAVCAAVTVGTRIVAVTYGWTLPPAQVLRTSA from the coding sequence ATGAACGCGATTGGACTCGTCGCCTTCGCCCTGGTCGGGGCGACCAAGGCGATCCGCGAGGAGTTCGACCTGTTCGGCGTCACCGTCGTTGGGCTTGTCACGGCGTTCGCCGGCGGAGCGACGCGAGATATCCTCGTCAATCGGGTTCCGTTAGCGCTCCAATCGCCGATCGAGATCGGCCTCGGACTGTTCGGCGTGGCCCTGGCAATCGGAGTGAGCGTCGCCCTCGAATCGGCGGACGACCATCCGATTACGCTGCTTTTCGACGCCGTCGGACTCGCCGCGTTCACCACGGCCGGTGCCATCGTCGCAACCGACGTCGGCGTCTCGGGCTTCGGCGTCGTTACGATCGCAACGATCAATGCGGTCGGTGGCGGGGCGTTCGCGGACATCCTGCTGGACCGATCGCCGTTCATTCTGCTCGAGGACTTCTATGCGAGTTGCACGGTGCTCGGCGGTGGGACGTACTGGGCCGTCGTCCTCCTCGGCGGCTCCGGGAGCGTCGCCGCAGCGGTCTGTGCAGCGGTGACAGTCGGAACGCGCATCGTCGCCGTCACCTACGGCTGGACGCTTCCCCCAGCACAGGTGCTTCGGACGAGCGCGTGA
- a CDS encoding tRNA pseudouridine(54/55) synthase Pus10 — MITEDARALLATGAVCDSCLGRPFAERSFGLTNAERGRALRTTVALADDEDFESTDPADCWVCEGYCGTFDTIAETIVDALEGVDFATYQVGSRVPPLVEENERLLREDADLEPDVGESMKREVNREVGRRVGAMTETEVDFDRPDVLAVVDLKGFDPLETLESGSVTGHAVDVQINPAFVYGRYRKLERDIPQTEWPCRECGGSGIQLGDDGEEPCDYCGGSGYLYDTSVEQVVRPHVVEAMDGDEGTFHGAGREDVDARMLEGGRPFVLEVKRPRMRDPDPETLEMEINEAAEGSVEVDSLRLATYEMVERVKEHDASKRYRADVEFAEPVDEDAFEAAFAELEGTTVDQYTPERVDHRRAGLTRERTVYGIDGDLHSPTEAEVRLHGEGGLYVKELISSDDGRTEPSLAGLLETDAEVTSLDVTAVEGESEPFELEEFFLDEPRAARDDEVAETAD, encoded by the coding sequence ATGATCACGGAAGACGCCCGCGCGTTGCTGGCGACCGGAGCTGTCTGTGACTCCTGTCTGGGGCGGCCCTTCGCCGAGCGGAGCTTCGGGCTGACCAACGCCGAACGTGGCCGAGCGCTGCGGACGACGGTCGCGCTGGCCGACGATGAGGACTTTGAGTCCACCGACCCCGCGGACTGCTGGGTCTGTGAGGGGTACTGCGGCACATTCGATACCATCGCCGAGACGATCGTCGATGCCCTCGAGGGCGTCGACTTCGCCACCTACCAGGTCGGAAGCCGCGTCCCGCCGCTGGTCGAGGAGAACGAACGACTGCTCCGAGAGGACGCGGATCTCGAACCGGATGTCGGCGAATCGATGAAGCGCGAGGTCAACCGCGAAGTGGGACGGCGCGTCGGCGCGATGACCGAAACCGAGGTCGACTTCGACCGACCCGACGTGCTTGCTGTCGTCGATCTCAAGGGGTTCGACCCACTCGAGACCCTCGAGTCGGGCAGCGTCACGGGCCACGCGGTCGACGTCCAGATCAACCCCGCGTTCGTCTACGGCCGCTACCGCAAGCTTGAGCGCGACATCCCCCAGACGGAGTGGCCCTGCCGGGAATGTGGCGGCAGCGGGATCCAGCTGGGCGACGACGGCGAGGAGCCCTGTGACTACTGCGGCGGCTCCGGCTATCTGTACGACACCAGCGTCGAACAGGTCGTCCGCCCGCACGTCGTCGAGGCCATGGACGGCGACGAGGGCACCTTCCACGGCGCGGGCCGCGAGGACGTCGATGCCCGCATGCTCGAGGGCGGGCGGCCGTTCGTCCTCGAAGTGAAACGACCCCGTATGCGCGACCCCGACCCCGAAACGCTCGAGATGGAGATCAACGAGGCCGCCGAGGGCTCCGTCGAGGTCGACAGTCTCCGTCTGGCAACCTACGAGATGGTCGAGCGCGTCAAGGAACACGACGCGAGCAAACGGTACCGGGCCGATGTCGAATTCGCGGAGCCGGTCGACGAGGACGCCTTTGAAGCGGCGTTCGCCGAACTCGAGGGGACGACCGTCGACCAGTACACGCCCGAACGGGTCGATCACCGGCGGGCGGGGCTGACCCGCGAGCGGACCGTTTACGGCATCGACGGCGACCTGCACTCACCGACCGAGGCCGAAGTGCGGCTCCACGGCGAAGGCGGGCTCTACGTGAAGGAACTCATCAGCAGCGACGACGGCCGAACCGAGCCGAGCTTGGCGGGCCTGCTCGAGACCGATGCCGAGGTGACGTCGCTGGACGTGACCGCCGTCGAAGGGGAATCTGAGCCGTTCGAACTCGAGGAGTTCTTCCTGGACGAGCCGCGAGCGGCTCGCGACGACGAGGTCGCGGAGACGGCCGACTGA
- a CDS encoding HVO_A0556 family zinc finger protein: MAKSESSDASGHQQLLTMLEGRSCHHCPDGELEQGRYKDKRALLCDSCGTPRVQVWSPPLD, translated from the coding sequence ATGGCGAAATCAGAGTCATCGGACGCCAGCGGTCACCAGCAGTTGCTCACGATGCTCGAGGGGCGGTCCTGTCACCACTGCCCGGACGGTGAACTCGAGCAAGGCCGCTACAAGGACAAGCGAGCGCTTCTCTGTGACAGTTGCGGAACACCACGGGTCCAGGTCTGGTCGCCCCCGCTCGACTAG
- the lonB gene encoding ATP-dependent protease LonB: protein MSNDTNVDDPPEDASDTAPDGDDPAEQPERQGDRSPLEEDGDRRNDVDDPIDEFEPSSDEEEDDIETVEDLGSTVEVDPGVEVDDEIAEDDLLGGLKIDSTADIEVPDRLVDQVIGQDEARDIIIKAAKQRRHVMMIGSPGTGKSMLAKAMSQLLPKEDLQDVLVYHNPDDGNEPKVRTVPAGKGEQIIDAHKEEARKRNQMRSILMWIIIAVVIGYALLVGGQILLGILAAGIIWLIFRYTSRGTDAMVPNMIVNNGDQRVAPFEDATGAHAGALLGDVRHDPFQSGGMETPSHDRVEPGSIHKSNKGVLFVDEINTLDIRTQQKLMTAIQEGEFSITGQSERSSGAMVQTEPVPCDFIMVAAGNLDAMENMHPALRNRIKGYGYEVYMDDTIEDTPEMRRKYARFIAQEVERDGRLPHFTDDAVEEVILEAKRRSGRKNHLTLLFRSLGGLVRVAGDIARAEDRENTTRDDVLQAKRRSRSIEQQLADDYIERRKDYELQVNEGGVEGRVNGLAVMGEDSGIMLPVMAEIAPAQGGGQVIATGQLKEMAEESVQNVSAIIKKFSDVDLSEKDIHIQFVQAGQQGVDGDSASITVATAVISALENIPVDQSVAMTGSLSVRGDVLPVGGVTHKIEAAAKAGCTKVIIPEANEQDVMIEDEYEEMVEIIPCSNISEVLDVALMGEPKKDSLVDRLKSITGTAFDQGTVGSAGGSNPSPQ from the coding sequence ATGAGTAACGATACGAACGTTGACGACCCTCCCGAAGACGCTTCGGACACTGCTCCCGACGGGGACGACCCCGCCGAGCAACCCGAGCGTCAGGGAGACCGGTCGCCGCTCGAGGAGGACGGTGACCGTCGTAACGACGTCGACGATCCAATCGACGAGTTCGAGCCGTCATCCGACGAGGAGGAGGACGACATCGAGACCGTCGAGGACCTCGGCAGTACGGTCGAGGTCGATCCCGGCGTCGAGGTCGACGATGAGATCGCCGAGGATGATCTGCTGGGCGGTCTGAAAATTGATTCGACGGCGGACATCGAAGTCCCCGATCGGCTCGTCGATCAGGTCATCGGCCAGGACGAAGCGCGAGATATCATTATCAAGGCGGCGAAGCAGCGACGGCACGTCATGATGATCGGCTCGCCGGGGACTGGCAAGTCGATGCTGGCGAAGGCGATGAGCCAACTGCTTCCCAAGGAGGATCTCCAGGACGTTTTAGTCTACCACAATCCCGACGACGGCAACGAGCCGAAGGTCCGAACCGTTCCCGCCGGAAAGGGCGAACAGATCATCGACGCCCACAAGGAAGAAGCCCGCAAGCGCAACCAGATGCGATCGATTCTGATGTGGATCATTATCGCCGTCGTCATCGGGTATGCGCTTCTGGTAGGCGGACAAATCCTGCTCGGCATTCTCGCAGCAGGGATCATCTGGCTGATCTTCCGCTACACCTCTCGTGGCACGGATGCGATGGTGCCCAACATGATCGTCAACAACGGCGATCAGCGCGTCGCGCCCTTCGAGGACGCGACCGGTGCCCACGCTGGCGCACTGCTGGGCGACGTTCGCCACGACCCCTTCCAGTCCGGTGGCATGGAGACGCCGTCTCACGACCGCGTCGAACCCGGTTCGATCCACAAATCCAACAAGGGCGTGCTGTTCGTCGACGAGATCAACACGCTCGACATCCGGACACAGCAGAAGCTGATGACGGCCATTCAGGAAGGCGAGTTCTCCATCACAGGCCAGTCCGAGCGCTCCTCGGGCGCGATGGTCCAGACCGAACCCGTCCCCTGTGACTTCATCATGGTCGCTGCCGGGAACCTCGACGCCATGGAGAACATGCACCCCGCGCTCCGCAACCGGATCAAGGGCTACGGGTACGAGGTCTACATGGACGACACCATCGAGGACACCCCCGAGATGCGGCGCAAGTACGCCCGCTTCATCGCTCAGGAGGTCGAACGCGACGGCCGCCTGCCACACTTCACCGACGACGCCGTCGAGGAAGTCATCCTCGAGGCGAAACGTCGCTCGGGCCGGAAGAACCACCTCACGCTGCTGTTCCGCAGCCTCGGTGGGCTGGTTCGCGTTGCGGGAGACATCGCTCGCGCCGAGGACCGCGAGAACACTACCCGCGACGACGTCTTGCAGGCCAAGCGCCGCTCGCGATCGATCGAACAGCAACTCGCCGACGACTACATCGAGCGCCGCAAGGACTACGAACTGCAGGTCAACGAAGGCGGTGTCGAGGGACGCGTCAACGGCCTCGCCGTCATGGGCGAGGACTCCGGGATCATGCTCCCCGTCATGGCCGAGATTGCGCCCGCGCAGGGTGGCGGTCAGGTGATCGCTACCGGCCAACTCAAGGAGATGGCCGAGGAGTCAGTCCAGAACGTCTCCGCGATCATCAAGAAGTTCTCCGACGTGGATCTCTCGGAGAAGGACATCCACATCCAGTTCGTCCAGGCCGGTCAACAGGGCGTCGACGGCGACTCTGCCTCCATCACGGTGGCGACCGCCGTCATCAGTGCCCTCGAGAACATCCCGGTCGACCAGTCGGTTGCGATGACCGGCTCGCTGTCAGTACGGGGCGACGTGCTCCCGGTCGGTGGGGTCACCCACAAGATCGAAGCCGCCGCGAAGGCCGGCTGTACGAAGGTCATCATCCCCGAAGCGAACGAACAGGACGTGATGATCGAAGACGAGTACGAAGAGATGGTCGAAATCATCCCCTGCTCGAATATCAGCGAGGTCTTGGACGTCGCCCTGATGGGCGAACCCAAGAAGGACTCGCTGGTCGACCGCCTCAAGTCGATCACCGGCACGGCGTTCGACCAGGGCACTGTCGGCTCCGCCGGCGGCTCGAATCCGAGCCCACAGTAA
- a CDS encoding HalOD1 output domain-containing protein has translation MSGTAPRETLTPIAATDGRTVYYDDGRGTYHTWCDDGTYEPVSTALLMTVSSVLGVEPDDLEVLSECIEPDALNALFVHWRSEEPRVGDGSITFTFSQCTVTVRADGEIVIDPTRTHAEQAGD, from the coding sequence ATGTCCGGAACCGCTCCGCGAGAGACACTGACGCCGATCGCCGCCACTGACGGTCGAACGGTCTACTACGACGATGGCCGTGGTACCTACCACACGTGGTGTGACGACGGCACGTACGAACCGGTGAGTACGGCACTCCTCATGACCGTCTCGTCAGTACTCGGTGTCGAACCCGACGATCTCGAGGTCCTCTCGGAGTGTATCGAACCGGACGCGTTGAATGCTCTCTTCGTTCACTGGCGCAGTGAAGAGCCTCGCGTCGGTGACGGATCGATCACCTTCACATTCTCACAGTGTACCGTTACAGTGCGTGCCGACGGTGAGATCGTGATCGATCCGACGCGAACACACGCCGAGCAGGCCGGCGATTGA
- a CDS encoding amidohydrolase family protein: MLELEHGFRVVDVSTRLPPTDGSGDHQVRAMTAERLEREMHQAGITRSIVFPPALAETSYLAPNNGVARRSVDRPFVAFARINGTQTPGQNTTGRLRNAVSSREERHTTPGDIEKYAYDGRFHGFVLDPAIDDYPDDDVLAALDDVGLPVIVRGGVDAPPATLADVLLERSFPVVVGRFGGHPLNQSFMNEMIDLLDEYDDCYLETSFVRYREQLERALMEHPDRVFFGSGAPACHPNVAVMEILTLDVSEDLLRRSFSKNACRVIEALAPEVDHWN; encoded by the coding sequence ATGCTGGAGCTGGAACACGGGTTCCGCGTCGTCGACGTCTCGACGCGACTACCGCCGACTGACGGCAGTGGGGACCATCAGGTCCGAGCGATGACGGCGGAACGGCTCGAGCGGGAGATGCATCAGGCGGGAATCACGAGATCGATCGTCTTCCCGCCGGCACTGGCGGAGACGAGCTATCTCGCGCCGAACAACGGCGTCGCCAGGCGCAGCGTCGATCGGCCGTTCGTCGCCTTCGCCCGGATTAACGGCACCCAGACGCCGGGCCAGAACACGACGGGGCGGCTCCGCAATGCAGTGAGCAGCCGTGAGGAGCGCCACACCACCCCCGGTGATATCGAGAAGTACGCGTACGACGGCCGCTTTCATGGGTTCGTTCTCGATCCCGCCATCGACGACTATCCCGACGACGACGTCCTCGCGGCCCTCGACGACGTCGGCCTGCCGGTGATCGTTCGCGGCGGCGTCGACGCACCGCCCGCGACGCTCGCGGACGTGCTCCTCGAGCGCTCGTTCCCGGTCGTCGTCGGCCGCTTCGGCGGTCACCCGCTCAATCAATCGTTCATGAACGAGATGATCGACCTGCTCGACGAGTACGACGACTGCTACCTCGAGACGAGTTTCGTCCGGTATCGCGAGCAACTCGAGCGGGCACTCATGGAACACCCCGATCGCGTCTTCTTCGGCAGCGGCGCACCCGCCTGCCATCCGAACGTCGCGGTCATGGAAATCCTGACCCTCGACGTCTCGGAGGACCTGCTTCGACGCTCGTTCTCGAAAAATGCTTGCCGCGTGATCGAGGCGCTCGCGCCCGAGGTCGATCACTGGAACTGA
- a CDS encoding nicotinamide-nucleotide adenylyltransferase, with amino-acid sequence MTRGFYIGRFQPFHNGHRSMVEQIAEDVDELVLGIGSADDSHTVRNPFTAGERIMMITKSLVDSDLVTYAVPIEDLERNSVWVSHVQSMSPDFDVAYSNNPLVIQLFREAGIEIRQSPMFNREVLEGSEVRERMITGGDWESLVPEPVVEVVEEIGGIERIQMVSDSDSNGG; translated from the coding sequence ATGACTCGGGGGTTCTACATCGGTCGCTTTCAGCCCTTTCACAACGGCCACCGAAGCATGGTCGAGCAAATCGCCGAGGACGTCGACGAACTCGTCCTCGGGATCGGGAGCGCCGATGACTCACATACCGTCCGCAACCCGTTTACGGCGGGCGAACGAATTATGATGATCACGAAGTCGCTCGTCGACTCCGATCTCGTCACCTACGCCGTTCCGATCGAGGACTTAGAACGGAACTCGGTGTGGGTCAGCCACGTCCAGAGCATGAGTCCCGACTTCGACGTCGCCTACTCGAACAACCCGCTCGTAATCCAGCTCTTTCGCGAGGCTGGCATCGAGATCCGCCAATCGCCGATGTTCAACCGTGAGGTCCTCGAGGGGTCGGAAGTTCGCGAGCGGATGATAACGGGTGGCGACTGGGAATCGCTCGTTCCCGAACCCGTCGTCGAGGTCGTCGAGGAGATCGGCGGCATCGAACGCATTCAGATGGTCAGCGACTCGGATTCGAACGGGGGGTAA
- the rnhB gene encoding ribonuclease HII → MPFGVDEAGKGPALGSMFAAAVYLEEPDELPDGIRDSKRLAPERREELAAILQSDDRVAVGIAEITPARIDAPETDMNSLAVAAHAEAIEGAADDLKRAADTTDSLSGLCDACDTDAERFARRVTDACSLEALSVDARHGADDDSPLVGAASIVAKVERDAHVAALADEYGEIGSGYPGDSTTREFLASYVDEHGDLPPFARESWSTCEDALAAAEQTGLEQF, encoded by the coding sequence ATGCCATTCGGCGTCGACGAGGCCGGCAAGGGGCCCGCACTGGGGTCGATGTTCGCGGCGGCTGTCTATCTCGAGGAACCCGACGAACTCCCCGACGGAATTCGGGATTCGAAGCGGCTCGCGCCGGAGCGTCGCGAAGAACTGGCGGCGATCCTGCAGAGCGACGATCGGGTTGCGGTCGGCATCGCCGAAATTACACCGGCGCGGATCGACGCCCCCGAGACCGACATGAACTCGCTCGCGGTCGCGGCCCACGCCGAGGCGATTGAGGGGGCGGCCGACGACCTCAAGCGTGCTGCTGACACGACCGATTCGCTTTCAGGACTCTGTGACGCCTGCGATACCGACGCCGAGCGCTTCGCTCGGCGGGTTACCGACGCCTGCTCGCTCGAGGCCCTCTCCGTCGACGCACGCCACGGTGCCGACGACGACTCGCCGCTCGTCGGAGCGGCCAGTATCGTTGCCAAGGTCGAACGCGATGCCCACGTCGCCGCCCTCGCCGACGAGTACGGGGAGATCGGTAGCGGCTATCCGGGTGATTCGACTACCCGCGAGTTCCTCGCGTCCTACGTCGACGAACACGGCGATCTCCCACCGTTTGCGCGAGAATCGTGGTCGACCTGTGAAGACGCGCTCGCCGCGGCCGAACAGACCGGGCTCGAGCAATTTTAG
- a CDS encoding SAM-dependent chlorinase/fluorinase, which produces MITLASDFGTPYPAAMKGVLLQRTDARLVDVAHDFPRQDVRTAAFWLREVLPYFPPATHLVVIDPGVGTERDALALRAGNHVLVGPDNGVLCPAARRLAGGDGSRLETYVIDEEAIGPVEPTTSPNPAANPSERRSLRSNTFHGRDIFAPAAAAVHDADPDALGSLACLEPGAVAVDLELPAAELEGERAAGEVLVVDGFGNAITNVPGSFLEGREQVLVNSDQAPVGETFAAVSVGERLATVGSHGYVELDVNRGCGDEAFGLEPGDRVVLEPAE; this is translated from the coding sequence ATGATCACGCTTGCGTCCGACTTCGGCACGCCGTATCCGGCGGCCATGAAGGGCGTACTGTTACAGCGGACGGACGCCAGACTGGTTGACGTGGCCCACGATTTCCCGCGGCAGGACGTTCGGACGGCCGCGTTCTGGCTCCGCGAGGTATTGCCGTATTTCCCGCCGGCGACTCACCTCGTCGTAATCGATCCCGGCGTCGGCACCGAGAGAGACGCGCTCGCACTCCGTGCCGGTAATCATGTGCTCGTCGGCCCAGACAACGGTGTCTTGTGCCCCGCGGCGCGGCGACTCGCGGGCGGCGACGGGAGTCGGCTCGAGACATACGTGATCGACGAGGAGGCGATCGGTCCCGTCGAACCGACGACGTCGCCGAATCCGGCCGCTAACCCGAGCGAACGTCGATCACTGCGGAGTAACACCTTCCATGGCCGAGACATCTTTGCCCCCGCCGCTGCCGCCGTCCACGACGCCGATCCCGACGCGCTCGGCTCGCTTGCGTGTCTCGAGCCGGGTGCGGTCGCCGTCGACCTCGAACTTCCTGCAGCCGAACTCGAGGGTGAGCGAGCAGCGGGCGAGGTGCTGGTGGTCGATGGCTTCGGAAACGCAATCACGAATGTCCCCGGGTCGTTTCTCGAGGGCCGGGAGCAAGTGCTGGTAAACAGCGACCAGGCTCCAGTCGGGGAGACGTTCGCGGCCGTTTCCGTAGGAGAACGACTCGCGACCGTCGGGAGCCACGGCTACGTGGAACTCGACGTCAATCGGGGCTGCGGCGACGAGGCCTTCGGCCTCGAGCCCGGCGATCGGGTTGTCCTCGAACCGGCCGAGTAG
- the thsA gene encoding thermosome subunit alpha — MFIMSEDSQRTQGRDAQSSNIMAGKAVAESVRTTLGPRGMDKMLVDSGGDVVITNDGATILNEMDIEHPAAQMIVEVADSQEEEVGDGTTTAAVLAGNLLGEAEDLIEQDVHATTIVEGYHEAAGIALEAIDEQVNEADIDDEILRQVAESCMTGKGTGGLTAESLAETVVEAIRHVDTDEGIARDHVTVHTQIGASSNATELVPGIIVDEEPAHDGMPSEVEDASIAILDVELGVRTGDVDAEYAIDSIDQLNAAIDAEEGELEGYAQTVAESGADVVFTTEDVADRVANALANEGVLVFEGLGDSDARQVASATGARRVGDLDDLEESDFGSADRIHTETYGDDDLAFVEGGAAAETVTVFVRGGTEHIVDELERAIGDALDVVATALESGEVVPGAGATEIAIADKIREEAAGIEGRKQLAVTAFADAVDIVPRTLAANTGRDPIDVLVDLRAAHESKGRAGLITKGDEVTIDDPFDYGVVDPADVKREAVESATEAATMIARIDDVIAAE, encoded by the coding sequence ATGTTCATTATGAGCGAGGATAGTCAGCGAACGCAGGGTCGCGACGCGCAGTCGTCCAACATCATGGCCGGCAAGGCCGTGGCCGAGTCGGTACGCACGACGCTCGGGCCCCGCGGTATGGACAAGATGCTCGTCGACTCCGGCGGGGACGTCGTGATCACCAACGATGGCGCGACCATCCTCAACGAGATGGACATCGAGCATCCCGCGGCCCAGATGATCGTCGAAGTCGCCGACTCTCAGGAAGAGGAAGTCGGTGACGGGACGACCACGGCGGCGGTACTCGCCGGCAACCTGCTGGGCGAGGCCGAGGATCTCATCGAGCAGGACGTCCACGCGACGACCATCGTCGAGGGCTATCACGAGGCCGCCGGTATCGCTCTCGAGGCGATCGACGAGCAGGTCAACGAGGCCGACATCGACGACGAAATCCTGCGTCAGGTCGCGGAGTCGTGCATGACCGGCAAAGGAACCGGCGGACTCACCGCCGAGTCGCTGGCCGAGACGGTCGTCGAAGCGATCCGTCACGTCGATACTGACGAGGGCATCGCACGCGATCACGTCACCGTCCACACCCAGATCGGTGCGTCCTCGAACGCGACCGAACTCGTTCCCGGAATCATCGTCGACGAGGAGCCCGCCCACGACGGCATGCCGAGCGAGGTTGAGGACGCGTCGATCGCCATTCTGGACGTCGAACTCGGCGTCCGAACCGGCGATGTCGACGCTGAGTACGCCATCGACTCGATCGACCAGCTCAACGCCGCCATCGACGCCGAGGAAGGCGAACTCGAGGGCTACGCTCAGACCGTCGCCGAGAGTGGTGCTGACGTCGTCTTCACGACCGAAGACGTCGCCGACCGCGTCGCCAACGCCCTCGCCAACGAGGGAGTCCTCGTCTTCGAGGGCCTCGGCGACAGCGACGCCCGACAGGTCGCCTCCGCGACCGGCGCACGCCGCGTCGGCGACCTCGACGATCTCGAGGAGTCCGACTTCGGCTCGGCCGACCGCATCCACACCGAGACCTACGGCGACGACGACCTCGCGTTCGTCGAGGGCGGCGCAGCGGCCGAGACGGTCACCGTCTTCGTCCGCGGCGGCACCGAACACATCGTCGACGAACTCGAGCGCGCCATCGGTGACGCGCTCGACGTCGTCGCGACGGCGCTGGAATCCGGCGAAGTCGTCCCCGGCGCGGGCGCGACCGAGATCGCGATCGCGGACAAGATCCGCGAGGAAGCCGCCGGCATCGAGGGCCGCAAGCAACTCGCCGTGACGGCCTTCGCCGACGCGGTCGACATCGTCCCCCGAACGCTTGCGGCCAACACCGGCCGCGACCCCATCGACGTGCTTGTGGATCTTCGTGCCGCCCACGAGTCCAAGGGCCGAGCCGGCCTGATCACCAAGGGCGACGAGGTCACGATCGACGATCCCTTCGACTACGGCGTTGTCGACCCTGCCGACGTCAAGCGCGAAGCCGTCGAGAGCGCGACCGAAGCCGCCACGATGATCGCCCGCATCGACGACGTCATCGCCGCCGAATAA
- a CDS encoding CPBP family intramembrane glutamic endopeptidase translates to MPQWTTFVGITGVVLVLLLVLSHLTQSAFTDGETDTSDGASGPVDGQANADSTDQTSDFSDQTSDSSPQTHEPASDSDGNSAAPTGHDSLRDARAADDPLNPNPEPNAGTAGTADDDGSGVEPTTSSEAHDAAIEDDRERVDRRRPTDRGVDPDSLSTGMVLANVAFSQGLFALVLLGAAVYTAIPPSALGIEFSIASFRTGLLWGTAAGVAFYVANELAAAAATHFGFDHDEDLRELLSPDSLEGWLILLLGVLPIIAFFEEFLFRAALIGVPAAGYGLSPWLLAVVSSVAFALGHGMQGSVGIVVTGLLGFILAAVFIVTGSLLVVVIAHYLINALEFVVHEGLGFEWAETLEG, encoded by the coding sequence ATGCCCCAGTGGACGACGTTCGTCGGCATAACGGGCGTCGTCCTCGTATTACTGCTCGTTTTATCGCATCTGACGCAATCCGCATTCACCGACGGTGAAACCGATACCAGCGACGGTGCCAGCGGGCCAGTCGACGGTCAGGCCAACGCCGATTCTACTGACCAGACGTCCGACTTCAGCGACCAGACGTCCGACTCGAGCCCGCAGACCCACGAGCCGGCATCTGATTCAGACGGCAACTCTGCCGCACCGACGGGTCACGATTCGCTCCGAGACGCGCGGGCGGCTGACGATCCGCTGAACCCTAACCCGGAGCCAAACGCGGGCACTGCAGGTACCGCCGACGATGACGGGAGCGGCGTCGAACCCACGACCTCGAGCGAAGCGCACGACGCGGCCATCGAGGACGATCGCGAGCGCGTCGATCGGCGACGGCCGACCGACCGCGGCGTCGATCCGGACTCGCTGTCGACCGGGATGGTCCTCGCGAACGTCGCCTTCTCACAGGGCTTATTCGCGCTCGTGTTGCTCGGTGCGGCAGTCTATACGGCGATTCCGCCGTCGGCGCTCGGAATTGAGTTCTCCATCGCGTCCTTCCGAACGGGACTGCTCTGGGGGACGGCCGCCGGGGTCGCCTTTTACGTCGCGAACGAACTCGCCGCAGCGGCCGCGACCCACTTCGGGTTCGACCACGATGAGGACCTCCGGGAACTGTTATCGCCCGACTCGCTCGAGGGGTGGCTCATCCTGTTACTGGGTGTCCTCCCGATCATCGCCTTCTTCGAGGAGTTCCTCTTCCGGGCTGCGCTGATCGGCGTCCCCGCCGCTGGTTACGGGCTCTCGCCCTGGCTGCTCGCGGTCGTTTCGTCCGTCGCGTTTGCGCTCGGCCACGGCATGCAGGGTTCGGTCGGTATCGTCGTCACCGGCCTCCTCGGATTCATCCTCGCGGCCGTCTTCATCGTCACCGGGAGCCTGCTGGTCGTCGTCATCGCTCACTACCTCATCAACGCTCTCGAGTTCGTCGTCCACGAGGGACTGGGTTTCGAGTGGGCGGAAACCCTCGAAGGCTAA